One window of Acanthochromis polyacanthus isolate Apoly-LR-REF ecotype Palm Island chromosome 19, KAUST_Apoly_ChrSc, whole genome shotgun sequence genomic DNA carries:
- the si:dkey-32n7.7 gene encoding serine protease 27, translated as MAQSHTMALRRWMLVLTLVNLLSAETHAQLDVCGTAQLNPRIVGGEDAAAGSWPWQASLQRFGSHVCGGSLINKEFVLSAAHCFSSSDPDGWTVVLGRQNLQGEDPNEASRSVAGVILHPNYDSDTNDNDIALLRLSSPVQFTDYIRPVCLAASDSVFNSGTDSWVTGWGAVAENVLLPSPKTLQEVEVPVVGNRQCNCLNGVDTITDNMICAGVLAGGKDSCQGDSGGPMVNRQGSVWVQSGIVSFGFGCARPNLPGVYARVSRYQTWINSHISSDKPGFVQFTSSGLDADSSYTCPGLQLSTTASPTTPSIPSPPTSPTTPSRPVCGKDPLNSRVVGDRGIVTGGTWPWMASLSKNGVYTCGGTLIANKFVLTTALCFSTSNPDVREWRVFVGQRLVNGFDEFEMSLGVVRILLSELPGFNIALLELDERINFSNYIQPACLDVDNARSFPVGTPCWVAGWGTGSKNRD; from the exons TCTGTGGCACTGCTCAACTCAACCCCAGGATAGTTGGAGGTGAagatgctgcagctggaagCTGGCCCTGGCAGGCCAGTCTGCAGAGATTTGGCAGTCATGTCTGTGGAGGTTCCCTCATCAACAAAGAGTTTGTGCTGTCAGCTGCTCACTGCTTCTCCAG CTCAGATCCAGATGGCTGGACTGTCGTGTTAGGTCGGCAAAACCTGCAGGGTGAAGATCCAAATGAAGCGTCCAGAAGTGTTGCCGGAGTAATCTTGCATCCAAACTATGATAGTGACACCAACGACAATGATATTGCTCTGCTCAGACTGTCCTCACCAGTCCAGTTCACGGACTACATCAGACCTGTGTGTCTGGCAGCAAGTGACAGTGTGTTCAACAGTGGCACTGATAGCTGGGTCACTGGCTGGGGTGCAGTTGCAGAAAATG TATTGTTACCATCCCCTAAAACTCTCCAGGAAGTGGAGGTGCCAGTTGTGGGAAACAGACAGTGTAACTGTCTGAATGGAGTCGACACAATCACAGACAACATGATCTGTGCTGGTGTTCTGGCAGGAGGCAAAGACTCATGTCAG GGAGACTCAGGAGGTCCAATGGTGAATCGGCAGGGCTCTGTGTGGGTCCAGTCTGGAATTGTTAGTTTTGGTTTTGGCTGTGCTCGGCCCAATCTTCCAGGAGTCTACGCCAGAGTGTCCCGTTACCAGACCTGGATCAACTCCCACATCAGCTCTGATAAGCCAGGCTTTGTCCAGTTCACCTCCAGTGGTCTGGATGCTGACAGCAGCTACACCTGTCCTGGCCTGCAACTTTCCACAACAGCTTCACCCACAACACCATCCATTCCTTCTCCTCCTACTTCTCCAACAACTCCTTCAA GACCAGTTTGTGGCAAAGATCCTCTGAACAGTCGTGTTGTAGGTGATCGTGGCATTGTCACTGGAGGAACATGGCCCTGGATGGCGAGCCTCTCCAAAAATGGGGTCTACACATGTGGAGGAACTTTGATCGCTAACAAGTTTGTGCTCACCACTGCACTGTGCTTTTCTAC TTCCAATCCTGATGTCCGTGAGTGGAGAGTGTTTGTGGGTCAACGACTTGTGAACGGATTTGATGAGTTTGAGATGTCTTTGGGTGTTGTACGCATTCTATTGAGTGAATTGCCGGGGTTCAATATTGCACTACTGGAACTGGATGAACGCATCAACTTCAGTAATTACATCCAGCCTGCATGTTTGGACGTTGACAATGCCAGATCCTTCCCTGTTGGGACTCCATGTTGGGTGGCAGGCTGGGGCACTGGCAGCAAGAACAGAG ATTGA